A window of Methanooceanicella nereidis genomic DNA:
GCCCGGTAAGCCATAAGATACATTTTGGCATAAATGTGCGGTGTGATGAGTATATGAGCCTGGAAAAGATGGGTATCACGGACCCTGAGGCCATCATGGCCGTGATAGGGGAAAGATATTCGGCAGAGTACGATGATATCGAGATGTCCCTTAGAAAGTCAAGACCACTGGGAGTGTATTTATAATGAGGTCGCCCGTAAGAGAAATATTCGTGAGCGTGCAGGGAGAAGGCCCTTATGCAGGATACAGGCAGATATTCGTAAGGTTCCCTAAATGCAATCTTGAATGCCTGTACTGCGATACGCCAAAGGAATGGGATATGTCGAATAAGTGTATGATCCAGATCACCCCGGGAGTAAATGAGTTTAAAGAGTTCGATAACCCGTTATCGAACGATCAGGTGCTGGAGATCATCAAGTATTACAATAAGATACATTCAGTATCATTGACAGGTGGGGAGCCCCTGCTTTACGCACGCTTCATAAAAGAGTTGAAATATTCAAGGTATCCCCTGTATCTTGAGTCAAATATGACGCTGCCTGAAGGAGCGAAGGAGATCAAGGACATTATCAAGTATGTCGCCGGTGACTTTAAGCTAAAGACACACTGCGACTTCAAGGGGCAATACGAGAAGGTGTTTAACGATACTGCAAGGTCTTTCAGCATATTGAGAAAATCAAGCTTCAGGGATTGCTTCTGCAAGATGATAATCACTAAAGACGATGAGAAGGAAAACATGCTGCATGCCCTGGACCAGATAAAAGGATGTTTATCCACGTTGATATTACAGCCGGTGACGCCTGCGGAGAAAATATCCGAACCGGTGCCGGTGAAAAAGGTCATGGAATTCCAGGAAGCTGCGATGGACGTAATAGAGGATGTAAGAGTAATACCTCAGACCCACAAGATGTGGGGGTGTTTATAAATGAAGTTAGGTGTAATCGAGTACATAGACAGCGCTCATTATTTACCCGGCCACGAGACATGCGGATGCACGCATGGCCATACGTATAAAGTCGAAATGATAATAAGCGGCGAAAAGAGCGGCAAGGGTATGGTAATGGATTTTTATGAAATGAAAAAGACGTTGAAGAGAGTCTTAAGCGAATACGATCACAGGTGCCTTAACGACATCATAGAGTACCCGAGCGTCGAGAACCTGTGCGAATCAGTATACTCTAAATTACGTGCTGAGATACCTTTTCCGTTCTCATTGAGGATATGGGAAGGAAAAGGCAAATGGTGCGAGATAGATGAAAAAGGCATTTAGGAACGTGCCGGCTTGAGCAATATGCCGGACAAATAAATTGCTTTTTTACTTTTTTCTTTTCTTTAATATTCTCAATGTTTTTAATTTTTTAGTTCGCATATTTTATTATATAATAAAATGAATAATTAAGAATAAAACAAACTTATTGATAACACTTTTACTTGAGGTATAAATGCCTAAAACCATGCTAAAGAAAGACATTGAAACGCTAAGATCGTCGGTCAGCGATATGATGAGCCTGGCGGAGGAAATGATATCAGATTCGATACGCTCATTATACGACCATGATATGGACATGGCGAACAGCGTCATCGGCAGGAATGACAGGTTAAAAAGCCTCGAAAGGGACATCGATGACATGTGCATTGAATTATTGAAAGAGGGCATGAAGAAAGCGCAGCTTAGAGAAGTCGCCTCCGCATACAAATTTGTGATCGACCTCGAAAGTATAGGATATCATTCTATGATGCTGGCCAATGTAACCCTCGCATTATCAAATAAGCCTCTGACCGGGTCTGTGATCGAAGTGAGCAGAATGTCGGAAATGGCACTGGATATGTTGAGGATCTGCAATAAGGCATACAGGAACGGATCGCGCATAGATCTCGATAAGGTCTTCGGCTACGACCGGGAAATAGAAAAGCTGAACAACGATATTTTTCTGCGAACGCTCTGCTCGGCCCTGCATGAGCCGGAGACGCTGACTAACAGTATCTATATGATCATGGCCTCAAGAGAACTGGAGAGAATAGGCGACCATATTAGTGATCTTGCAAGACGCGTTGACTATATCCAGACCGGGAAGCTGGCTGACAGGATGATGCATATCCATATCCCTGAACAAACCATTTAATGGTGCTTATCGTGGAGATCAAAGCAGTCATATCTGACATATATACCACTCTTATCGATATAAAAACGAACGAAAAGGATAGCACTCCATATAAGCAGCTCGCCTCATATCTAAAATACCATGGCATATACCTATCCGCTGACGAGCTCAAGTGGTTCTTTTTTGAAAAGAAAGCCCTTCAAAAGAGATACAGCGACCATGAGTACCCTGAAGTGGACTACAGGCGCATATGGTATGAGATATTGAAAGAAAACCAGTATGACTATACGGGCCCCGACATTAACAACTCTTCGATAGTCAGCGACCTGGTAAAGCTCCACAGGGCGCTCACTACCGAGAAAATAAAACTCTATAAAGAGGTGTATAAAACCCTGGACAGCCTTAAAGGACGGTACAGGATGGGAATAGTATCGGATTCTCAGATCGACCATGCTTACCCGGAGCTTAAGATGCTGGGCATAAACCGGTTTTTTGACATCATCATAGTTTCTGCAGAGTTCGGGTTCCGGAAGCCGGACATAAGGCTCTTTACGGAATGCCTTGGCAGATTATCGGTAAAACCTTCTGAATCGGTCTATATCGGTAACGATACTTTCCGGGACATAAAAGGTGCCAAAAACGCGGGCATGAAAACCATACTGATAATGACCAGGCACGGCGACAAGGACATAACCATT
This region includes:
- a CDS encoding 6-pyruvoyl trahydropterin synthase family protein yields the protein MKLGVIEYIDSAHYLPGHETCGCTHGHTYKVEMIISGEKSGKGMVMDFYEMKKTLKRVLSEYDHRCLNDIIEYPSVENLCESVYSKLRAEIPFPFSLRIWEGKGKWCEIDEKGI
- a CDS encoding phosphate signaling complex PhoU family protein: MPKTMLKKDIETLRSSVSDMMSLAEEMISDSIRSLYDHDMDMANSVIGRNDRLKSLERDIDDMCIELLKEGMKKAQLREVASAYKFVIDLESIGYHSMMLANVTLALSNKPLTGSVIEVSRMSEMALDMLRICNKAYRNGSRIDLDKVFGYDREIEKLNNDIFLRTLCSALHEPETLTNSIYMIMASRELERIGDHISDLARRVDYIQTGKLADRMMHIHIPEQTI
- a CDS encoding 7-carboxy-7-deazaguanine synthase QueE; translated protein: MRSPVREIFVSVQGEGPYAGYRQIFVRFPKCNLECLYCDTPKEWDMSNKCMIQITPGVNEFKEFDNPLSNDQVLEIIKYYNKIHSVSLTGGEPLLYARFIKELKYSRYPLYLESNMTLPEGAKEIKDIIKYVAGDFKLKTHCDFKGQYEKVFNDTARSFSILRKSSFRDCFCKMIITKDDEKENMLHALDQIKGCLSTLILQPVTPAEKISEPVPVKKVMEFQEAAMDVIEDVRVIPQTHKMWGCL
- a CDS encoding HAD family hydrolase, whose amino-acid sequence is MEIKAVISDIYTTLIDIKTNEKDSTPYKQLASYLKYHGIYLSADELKWFFFEKKALQKRYSDHEYPEVDYRRIWYEILKENQYDYTGPDINNSSIVSDLVKLHRALTTEKIKLYKEVYKTLDSLKGRYRMGIVSDSQIDHAYPELKMLGINRFFDIIIVSAEFGFRKPDIRLFTECLGRLSVKPSESVYIGNDTFRDIKGAKNAGMKTILIMTRHGDKDITIDKPDYIIDRIDEIYDVLNDLSYR